A single Carnobacterium inhibens subsp. inhibens DSM 13024 DNA region contains:
- a CDS encoding arsenate reductase family protein, protein MLELYQHPTCSTCKAARKWLDEHAVEYHAINMIDAPPTKETLIHLIEQSKLPVIRFFNTSGNRYRELGLKTVVPNLDIEEAAALLATDGMLIKRPLLTDGKRTTLGFKEPDYEAAWGKETKN, encoded by the coding sequence ATGCTTGAACTTTATCAACACCCGACGTGTTCAACTTGTAAAGCAGCAAGAAAGTGGCTGGATGAACATGCGGTAGAGTATCATGCAATCAACATGATCGATGCTCCACCAACAAAAGAAACCTTGATCCATTTAATTGAGCAGTCTAAGTTGCCTGTCATCCGTTTTTTTAATACAAGCGGAAACAGATATCGTGAATTAGGCTTAAAAACGGTCGTTCCAAATTTGGATATAGAAGAGGCTGCTGCTCTATTGGCTACAGATGGTATGTTGATTAAGAGGCCTCTTTTAACAGATGGAAAAAGAACAACTCTTGGATTTAAAGAGCCGGATTATGAAGCAGCTTGGGGAAAAGAAACTAAAAACTAG
- a CDS encoding UTRA domain-containing protein, with amino-acid sequence MRKGTTVISDRLFNKLPKAASFSSIIELSGNTLKKEILSIEEVQTINEDDLIRKTFKEKSYKLTRIYYLNGEPYIYFEHFLPVLGSIEALEQTERVSLYKWLAEFDKNVSRFQDSFEVVKIEEPIKEKLKIDHTHLLKRVRKTISTFNEVIEVSYAIYDTNKYPYKYPYIIDYEV; translated from the coding sequence ATGAGGAAAGGTACGACAGTCATAAGCGATCGCTTATTTAACAAACTTCCTAAAGCAGCTTCTTTTTCGAGTATTATTGAACTAAGCGGCAACACGTTGAAAAAAGAAATACTATCTATTGAAGAAGTACAAACTATAAATGAAGATGATCTTATACGTAAAACATTTAAGGAAAAGTCATATAAATTAACCAGAATTTATTATTTGAATGGGGAACCTTATATTTATTTTGAACATTTCCTTCCTGTTTTAGGAAGTATTGAGGCCTTGGAGCAAACAGAAAGGGTTTCATTATATAAATGGTTAGCAGAATTTGATAAAAACGTTAGTCGTTTTCAAGATAGTTTTGAAGTCGTAAAAATTGAAGAACCTATAAAAGAAAAATTAAAGATAGACCATACACACTTATTAAAAAGGGTCAGAAAAACAATTAGTACGTTTAATGAAGTGATTGAAGTCTCGTATGCCATATATGATACAAATAAGTATCCATATAAGTATCCATATATTATTGACTACGAAGTTTAA
- a CDS encoding glycine cleavage system protein H: MEKEMRYSENGLWILKEGDNYRMGLSEKGQDDLGEVMFVELPNTLAEVKENDVLLGVEGAKAVTELLSPLTGIVVQFHTELTDNPEKLNSTDKKDNWILEVKDVEPGAFEKLSAEV; encoded by the coding sequence ATGGAAAAAGAAATGAGATACAGCGAAAACGGCCTTTGGATTTTAAAAGAAGGCGACAACTACCGTATGGGATTGTCAGAAAAAGGACAAGACGATCTAGGTGAAGTCATGTTTGTAGAACTTCCTAACACACTAGCTGAAGTCAAAGAAAATGATGTATTGCTAGGTGTAGAAGGAGCAAAAGCTGTTACAGAATTGTTGTCTCCTTTAACTGGAATCGTTGTTCAATTCCATACAGAATTGACGGATAATCCTGAAAAGTTAAATAGTACAGATAAAAAAGATAACTGGATTCTTGAAGTGAAAGATGTAGAACCAGGTGCTTTTGAAAAATTGTCAGCAGAAGTTTAA
- a CDS encoding MetQ/NlpA family ABC transporter substrate-binding protein has product MKKKTILSALATAGVIVTLAACGNGNEESNGSNAEDTTIKIGASNVPHAEILEFVQPILEEEGITLDITTYNDYVIPNVALDEGEIDANYFQHIPFFDAAVEENGYDFVNAGSIHIEPLAIFSQRYESLEDVEDGATVLVSNNQADWGRVIGIFQEAGLVTVKDGVDLTTATFEDIDENPKNLVFEYENDPALMTTLYQQDEAELIAINSNFAVDQDISPIDDSVAIESTSSPYANIIAVRSEDAEDPAILKLVETLKSKEVQDFIIEEWDGAVVPVTE; this is encoded by the coding sequence ATGAAAAAGAAGACAATTTTATCAGCATTAGCAACAGCAGGAGTAATTGTTACATTAGCGGCTTGTGGAAATGGAAATGAAGAAAGCAATGGATCAAATGCAGAAGATACAACGATAAAAATTGGGGCAAGCAACGTTCCACATGCTGAAATCCTTGAATTTGTTCAACCTATTCTTGAAGAAGAAGGAATCACATTGGATATTACTACTTATAATGACTATGTGATACCAAATGTAGCATTGGATGAAGGCGAGATTGATGCCAACTATTTCCAACATATTCCATTTTTTGATGCAGCTGTAGAAGAAAACGGTTATGATTTTGTGAATGCAGGAAGTATTCATATCGAACCTTTAGCTATCTTTTCTCAACGTTATGAAAGTTTAGAAGATGTAGAAGATGGCGCAACTGTCTTAGTCAGCAACAACCAAGCAGACTGGGGGCGAGTAATCGGTATATTCCAAGAAGCCGGTCTAGTAACAGTGAAAGATGGCGTAGATCTGACAACAGCAACATTTGAGGATATTGACGAAAATCCTAAAAATTTAGTTTTTGAATACGAAAATGACCCAGCATTGATGACGACTTTATACCAACAAGACGAAGCTGAATTGATCGCAATCAATTCAAACTTTGCAGTAGATCAAGATATTAGCCCAATTGATGATTCTGTTGCTATTGAGAGCACATCTTCTCCATATGCAAACATTATTGCCGTTCGTTCAGAAGATGCAGAAGACCCAGCAATTTTGAAATTAGTAGAAACATTGAAATCTAAAGAAGTACAAGATTTCATCATAGAAGAATGGGATGGAGCAGTTGTTCCTGTAACAGAATAA
- a CDS encoding FtsW/RodA/SpoVE family cell cycle protein has translation MTENKETKIDYGIILSVMLLAIISIATIFSTTYLTGNSGISATLMQIIWYVVGTVAIIVIMQFDSEQLWKLAPIAYGVGLFLLVLVLFFYDRSLELSTGAKSWFKLGRLTFQPSEIMKVAFILMLARVVTKHNGDYSTHYPKADFLLLGKIILTSVPPLVLVMMQNDLGSTLVFIAIIIGLILISGITWKIILPIFSGVAALGTSLLVLVVYNRDFLLRLGFKPYQFSRIDSWLNPYGDSGGASYQLIQSIKAIGSGKMFGKGFGTSEVYVPVRESDMIFSTIGENFGFLGSCILIFIYFLLIYQMIRICFDTKNEFYAYIATGVIMMILFHVFENVGMSIGLLPLTGIPLPFISQGGTALLGNMMGVGLIMSMRYHYRSYMFSEEDEDFK, from the coding sequence ATGACAGAAAATAAAGAAACAAAAATAGATTACGGAATTATTTTATCCGTCATGTTGCTTGCAATCATTAGTATTGCGACTATCTTTTCAACCACTTATTTAACTGGGAACTCTGGGATCAGTGCTACATTGATGCAAATCATCTGGTACGTAGTGGGTACAGTTGCGATTATCGTGATTATGCAGTTTGATTCGGAGCAGTTGTGGAAACTTGCTCCAATAGCGTATGGTGTAGGGCTCTTTCTGTTAGTGCTGGTATTATTCTTTTATGATCGGTCTCTTGAGTTAAGTACCGGAGCAAAAAGCTGGTTTAAGCTAGGTCGACTAACCTTCCAGCCTTCGGAAATCATGAAAGTTGCCTTTATTCTTATGCTGGCTCGTGTTGTAACAAAACACAACGGCGATTACTCAACTCATTACCCTAAAGCTGACTTCTTATTACTAGGAAAAATAATTTTAACATCTGTTCCTCCCTTGGTACTTGTAATGATGCAAAATGACTTAGGTTCAACATTGGTGTTTATTGCAATCATTATTGGTTTAATATTGATTTCCGGAATTACATGGAAAATTATTCTTCCTATATTTTCAGGTGTTGCCGCACTTGGTACATCATTGCTCGTTCTTGTAGTGTACAATCGCGATTTTTTATTGCGTTTAGGTTTTAAACCTTATCAATTTTCTCGAATAGATTCTTGGCTGAACCCTTATGGAGATTCGGGAGGTGCATCCTACCAACTGATTCAAAGTATTAAAGCGATTGGTTCAGGAAAAATGTTTGGTAAAGGTTTTGGAACTTCAGAAGTTTATGTACCCGTTCGCGAATCAGATATGATTTTTTCTACGATTGGAGAGAATTTTGGTTTTCTCGGCAGTTGTATTTTGATTTTTATTTACTTTTTATTGATTTATCAAATGATTCGCATTTGTTTTGATACGAAAAATGAATTTTATGCGTATATCGCAACGGGCGTTATCATGATGATCTTATTCCATGTTTTCGAAAACGTCGGTATGAGTATTGGATTACTTCCTTTAACAGGGATTCCATTGCCGTTTATCTCTCAAGGTGGAACAGCATTGCTTGGGAATATGATGGGTGTTGGGCTGATCATGTCCATGAGGTACCATTACCGTAGTTACATGTTCTCAGAAGAAGATGAAGACTTTAAATAA
- a CDS encoding methionine ABC transporter ATP-binding protein — protein sequence MIELKGIKKVFQTKQGSLTAVKDINVSIKNGEIYGIVGYSGAGKSTLVRMFNGLETPTEGTVAVEGNVISQLKGKSLRKERQKIGMIFQHFNLLWSRTVEENVLFPLEIANVPKSKREAKAKELIRLVGLEGREKAYPSQLSGGQKQRVGIARALANDPTLLLCDEATSALDPQTTDEVLDLLLDINKRLNLTIVLITHEMHVIRKICDKVAVMDNGRIVEEGSVIDVFKKPQQEITKRFIRQDANPDSEDTDMIFEELLAEYPEGKIVHLTFHGQQAKMPIMSKIVREDGVDLSIIQGNIQQTQDGAIGSLYVQLTGESQKIEVAIEELRKLQVEVEVVEHVVEA from the coding sequence ATGATTGAATTAAAGGGTATTAAAAAAGTATTTCAAACAAAACAAGGGAGTTTAACAGCTGTAAAAGATATCAATGTCTCAATCAAGAATGGTGAGATTTATGGAATCGTGGGGTATTCTGGAGCTGGGAAAAGTACATTAGTACGCATGTTTAACGGCTTAGAAACACCAACCGAAGGGACTGTTGCTGTTGAAGGAAATGTTATTTCTCAACTAAAAGGAAAATCACTTAGAAAGGAACGTCAAAAAATTGGGATGATTTTTCAACATTTCAATTTATTATGGTCCAGAACAGTTGAAGAAAATGTTCTTTTCCCGCTCGAAATTGCCAATGTACCAAAAAGTAAGCGAGAAGCTAAAGCAAAAGAGTTGATTCGCTTAGTTGGGTTAGAAGGAAGAGAGAAAGCTTATCCTTCTCAACTATCAGGTGGTCAAAAGCAACGTGTCGGAATCGCTAGAGCCTTAGCCAATGATCCAACATTACTGCTTTGTGATGAAGCGACTAGCGCGCTTGATCCACAAACAACGGATGAAGTTTTGGATCTATTATTGGATATTAATAAACGCCTGAATCTAACCATTGTATTGATTACGCATGAAATGCATGTGATCCGTAAAATTTGTGACAAAGTAGCGGTTATGGATAATGGGAGAATCGTTGAAGAAGGTTCAGTGATTGATGTGTTCAAGAAACCCCAACAAGAGATAACTAAACGCTTTATCCGCCAAGATGCAAATCCAGATAGTGAAGATACTGATATGATTTTTGAAGAATTATTGGCTGAATACCCAGAAGGAAAAATTGTTCATTTAACCTTCCATGGCCAACAAGCCAAGATGCCAATTATGTCAAAAATCGTTCGAGAAGATGGCGTCGATTTAAGCATCATTCAAGGGAACATTCAACAAACACAAGATGGCGCAATTGGTTCGCTTTATGTCCAACTAACGGGTGAAAGCCAAAAAATTGAAGTGGCTATTGAAGAATTAAGAAAACTCCAAGTAGAAGTAGAGGTGGTAGAACATGTTGTCGAAGCTTAA
- a CDS encoding YihY/virulence factor BrkB family protein, with the protein MIVLTTNAKQVSFKDKLKTFVEVAKPNWARAEVSSNAAELAYFTLLSLFPILLVVANIIPLFPISAGDILPMLETAVPPDIYNVLAPVLESYLSSSSGGAISIGLITSLWSASKAFNALQNVLNDVYGVEKRNNFIIVRLVSFLVQLAIVAIVGALIFIFVFGEQILLFVQDFVGIDLGFVLQVFGYKWLVLLVVLILVLTMVYFLVPNHRLHIKYALPGAIFATAGWLILSQAFTLYVKYAGGEAAASATFGVFIVLMLWLYLSAMILLMGGLINTIYFEYKTGESVNEAKLEKDEAEKEDKEKEYPDSSDSIQHKKLVKVKTVEKQKED; encoded by the coding sequence GTGATCGTTTTGACAACGAATGCAAAACAAGTTTCTTTCAAAGATAAACTCAAAACTTTCGTAGAAGTCGCAAAACCCAATTGGGCGCGAGCGGAAGTTTCTTCAAACGCAGCAGAACTTGCTTATTTTACTTTATTATCGTTATTTCCTATTCTATTGGTTGTAGCAAATATTATCCCGCTTTTTCCTATAAGCGCTGGAGACATCCTACCTATGTTAGAGACGGCTGTGCCGCCAGATATTTACAATGTTTTAGCTCCAGTTCTAGAAAGCTATTTGAGCAGTTCAAGTGGAGGAGCAATTTCTATTGGGCTGATCACGTCGTTATGGTCAGCAAGTAAAGCCTTCAATGCCTTACAAAATGTTCTTAATGATGTTTATGGAGTCGAAAAAAGAAATAACTTTATTATTGTTCGTTTGGTCTCTTTCCTCGTTCAATTAGCCATAGTTGCTATTGTAGGGGCATTGATTTTCATCTTTGTTTTTGGTGAACAGATCCTATTGTTTGTTCAAGACTTTGTTGGAATCGATTTAGGCTTTGTTCTGCAAGTATTTGGTTATAAATGGTTGGTTTTATTAGTTGTCTTGATTCTTGTTCTTACAATGGTTTACTTTTTAGTACCGAATCATCGGTTGCATATTAAATATGCTCTTCCAGGAGCGATATTTGCAACTGCAGGCTGGTTGATCTTATCTCAAGCCTTTACGCTTTATGTTAAATATGCTGGAGGAGAAGCAGCTGCTAGTGCAACATTTGGAGTATTCATTGTGTTAATGCTCTGGCTATATCTATCCGCTATGATCTTATTAATGGGTGGATTGATCAATACGATTTATTTCGAATACAAAACCGGTGAATCTGTCAATGAAGCGAAACTTGAAAAGGATGAAGCTGAAAAAGAAGATAAAGAAAAAGAGTATCCAGACAGTTCAGATTCGATTCAACACAAAAAATTAGTTAAAGTAAAAACAGTAGAAAAACAAAAAGAAGACTGA
- a CDS encoding site-2 protease family protein, with the protein MALNNPSKKKKSKFYNNMLLAGGSIFTGIAIGIFAAVFFPFLNFEINLFALIGGVLFFFISFFIHILLHETGHLIFGLLTGYTFVSFRIGTLTIIKEKGKLKRKRFHLPGTGGQCLMSPPDYSTDHFPFVLYNLGGVFINLLFSVIPLILTLTIEGLSLPVLSLCLLFAGSALLTALTNGIPMKIGGMPNDGYNLLSILKEEENKKAFFIQLKVNALMTEGSRLKDIPLENIQLKGNPQFSNLLAISVYLLEYNWYLDNLKLGIAKQKLDAFLPHLENLPLFYRHELNCERLFLVLSEQPQNPNLIQEIYDEDLQQFIKKTPYLPSKKRLMMAYEGFYCKNYQKAIDYYEELKTTASMYPVRGEAEMELMLGEWIKSKLV; encoded by the coding sequence ATGGCGCTAAACAATCCATCTAAAAAGAAAAAAAGTAAATTCTATAACAATATGCTTTTAGCAGGAGGATCTATTTTTACCGGGATAGCGATTGGTATTTTTGCTGCCGTATTCTTTCCATTCCTCAACTTTGAGATCAACCTATTTGCCTTGATTGGTGGTGTACTATTCTTCTTTATTAGTTTTTTCATACATATTTTACTTCATGAAACTGGTCACCTTATCTTTGGATTATTAACAGGATATACCTTCGTCTCATTTCGAATCGGTACGTTAACGATCATAAAAGAAAAAGGCAAATTAAAACGCAAACGATTCCATTTACCAGGGACCGGTGGACAATGTTTGATGTCTCCGCCAGACTATTCTACCGACCACTTTCCATTTGTCTTGTATAATTTGGGTGGAGTTTTCATCAATCTACTCTTTTCAGTTATTCCCTTGATCCTTACTTTAACTATTGAAGGTCTTTCTCTACCAGTCTTATCTTTATGCCTGTTATTCGCTGGTTCAGCCTTACTCACAGCTTTAACAAATGGTATTCCTATGAAAATAGGCGGAATGCCAAATGACGGATACAATCTTCTTTCCATCCTAAAAGAGGAAGAAAATAAAAAAGCTTTCTTTATTCAATTAAAAGTAAATGCACTAATGACAGAAGGCTCACGCTTAAAAGATATTCCTTTAGAAAACATTCAATTAAAAGGAAATCCTCAATTCTCTAATTTATTAGCCATTTCTGTTTACCTGTTGGAATACAATTGGTATTTAGACAATTTAAAATTAGGTATTGCAAAACAAAAATTAGATGCTTTTCTCCCTCACTTAGAAAACTTGCCATTATTTTATAGACATGAGTTAAATTGCGAGCGTTTATTTTTAGTATTAAGTGAACAACCACAGAATCCAAATCTAATACAAGAAATATATGATGAAGATTTACAGCAGTTCATTAAAAAGACTCCTTACTTGCCAAGTAAAAAACGCCTCATGATGGCATACGAAGGGTTCTATTGTAAGAACTATCAAAAAGCTATAGACTACTACGAAGAACTGAAAACAACTGCCTCCATGTATCCTGTAAGGGGAGAAGCTGAAATGGAATTAATGTTAGGCGAATGGATTAAATCAAAATTGGTATAA
- a CDS encoding PfkB family carbohydrate kinase yields the protein MRENKGEEQLLKGFIRSDKGFSVSTEYKLEILDRIGTGDAFASGIITGFIENWSDERSVDFVISNAVLAHTTFGDTPMVSKKIVEEYMNGNRNNLLR from the coding sequence TTGCGTGAAAATAAAGGTGAAGAACAGTTATTAAAAGGATTTATTAGAAGCGATAAGGGCTTTTCAGTTAGTACTGAATATAAATTGGAAATCCTAGACAGAATAGGAACAGGAGATGCTTTTGCTTCTGGTATCATAACAGGTTTCATCGAAAATTGGTCCGATGAACGTTCTGTGGACTTTGTTATTTCGAATGCAGTACTTGCACATACGACTTTTGGAGATACTCCAATGGTAAGCAAAAAAATAGTTGAAGAGTACATGAATGGAAATCGAAACAACCTTTTGAGGTGA
- a CDS encoding DUF2969 family protein: MAKGNKKIQVEVKETPNNKEGFTELELYVNDEKIGKLQQVEGQSVIVTTNSGTESKVKTVDEGINKLVMEYNLHQI; this comes from the coding sequence ATGGCAAAAGGAAATAAAAAAATTCAAGTAGAAGTAAAAGAAACCCCAAATAATAAAGAAGGTTTCACTGAGTTAGAGCTTTATGTGAATGATGAAAAAATTGGCAAATTGCAACAAGTTGAAGGTCAATCGGTTATCGTAACGACAAATTCAGGAACAGAATCTAAAGTTAAAACTGTTGATGAAGGCATAAATAAATTAGTTATGGAATACAACTTACACCAAATCTAA
- a CDS encoding methionine ABC transporter permease, translated as MLSKLNLGSSVLSQYLDFSEVKWEKMQEATIETIGMTIGSVVIIFFAGLLLGLLLYETNGKNTVAAKVLYRLVAILVNVFRSIPFIILIVLLLPVTKTLVGSITGPTAALPALIIASAPFFARLVEIGFREIDKGVIEAAEAMGASKWQIIYKVLIPESLPAIVSGITVTTISLVGYTAMAGVIGAGGLGNLAYLDGFQRNQSTVVLVATLIILVIVFIIQAIGDVIVKKVDKR; from the coding sequence ATGTTGTCGAAGCTTAATCTAGGGTCCAGTGTTTTATCACAATACCTCGATTTTTCAGAAGTTAAATGGGAAAAAATGCAAGAGGCAACGATTGAAACGATTGGAATGACGATCGGCTCAGTTGTCATCATCTTTTTCGCAGGCTTATTACTTGGATTATTGTTATATGAAACAAATGGAAAAAATACTGTGGCTGCTAAAGTACTTTATCGATTAGTGGCAATTTTAGTCAATGTTTTTCGTTCCATTCCATTTATCATTTTGATCGTCTTGTTGCTTCCAGTAACCAAAACACTCGTAGGGTCGATTACTGGACCGACTGCCGCTTTACCAGCATTGATTATTGCTTCAGCACCTTTCTTTGCACGGTTAGTTGAAATTGGTTTTCGTGAGATCGATAAAGGCGTAATTGAAGCAGCTGAAGCAATGGGGGCCAGCAAATGGCAAATTATTTATAAAGTATTGATTCCAGAAAGTCTGCCAGCTATTGTGTCTGGCATTACGGTTACAACTATTTCTTTAGTCGGATATACAGCGATGGCTGGTGTTATCGGTGCTGGTGGATTAGGAAACTTAGCCTATCTTGATGGGTTCCAACGAAACCAAAGTACCGTAGTGTTAGTCGCAACATTGATTATCTTAGTGATCGTTTTTATCATCCAAGCCATTGGCGATGTGATCGTTAAAAAAGTGGATAAACGCTAA
- the ald gene encoding alanine dehydrogenase encodes MKIGIPKEIKNNESRVAISPAGVKSLVENGHEVVIEENAGETAGFLDKEYRLAGAVILEEAEQIWGNAEMIIKVKEPIPSEYQYFKEGMILFTYLHLAPSLELTKELMKAGVTAIGYETMAGKDGTLPLLTPMSQIAGRMAAQVGAEFLESVNQGKGILLSGVPGVQKGKVTIIGGGVSGTNAAKIAIGLGAEVTILDVNPKRLEELDDLFENRINTLMSNEYNIAKAVKEADLAIGAVLIPGSKAPTLVTEEMVKSMENGSVIVDIAVDQGGIFETASEVTTHDDPVYVKHGIVHYAVANMPGAVPKTSTLALTNVTIPYAVEIANKGVVKAAKENSTIYTGINVMDGKVTQKEVAESLNLPYQEALTSFI; translated from the coding sequence ATGAAGATCGGTATACCAAAAGAAATTAAAAATAATGAAAGTCGGGTGGCCATTTCTCCAGCCGGTGTAAAAAGTCTTGTAGAAAATGGGCACGAAGTTGTGATCGAAGAAAATGCAGGAGAGACAGCTGGTTTTCTTGATAAAGAATACCGATTAGCAGGTGCCGTTATATTGGAAGAAGCTGAGCAAATTTGGGGTAATGCTGAAATGATCATTAAAGTAAAAGAACCTATCCCAAGTGAGTATCAGTATTTTAAAGAAGGCATGATACTTTTCACTTATTTGCACTTAGCTCCATCTCTAGAGTTAACAAAAGAATTGATGAAAGCTGGAGTGACAGCTATCGGCTATGAAACGATGGCTGGAAAAGATGGCACATTGCCACTTTTAACCCCTATGAGTCAAATTGCCGGAAGAATGGCTGCACAGGTTGGGGCAGAGTTTCTTGAAAGCGTCAATCAAGGAAAAGGAATACTGTTGAGTGGTGTACCTGGAGTTCAAAAAGGGAAAGTAACGATTATTGGTGGTGGAGTTTCAGGAACGAATGCTGCTAAAATCGCTATCGGATTAGGAGCAGAAGTGACTATTTTAGATGTGAATCCGAAACGTCTGGAAGAATTAGATGATTTATTTGAAAACAGGATCAACACATTAATGTCAAATGAATACAATATTGCTAAAGCTGTTAAAGAAGCTGACTTGGCAATTGGAGCAGTATTGATTCCTGGTTCAAAAGCCCCAACATTAGTTACAGAAGAAATGGTTAAATCAATGGAAAATGGATCGGTTATTGTAGATATTGCAGTAGACCAAGGTGGGATTTTTGAAACGGCTTCAGAAGTTACGACACATGATGACCCGGTCTATGTCAAACACGGTATCGTCCATTATGCTGTTGCAAATATGCCAGGCGCTGTGCCTAAAACATCTACATTAGCCTTAACGAATGTAACCATTCCTTATGCCGTTGAGATTGCGAATAAAGGAGTAGTCAAAGCAGCTAAAGAAAATTCAACGATTTATACAGGTATTAATGTGATGGATGGAAAGGTAACTCAAAAAGAAGTCGCAGAATCACTAAACCTTCCTTATCAAGAAGCTTTGACATCATTTATTTAA